GAAATCGCAGGAGAGTTGGGTATCTCACAAGGAAGTTTGGGGCCCGTCCGTTCCCGTTGCCTGGGATGTCTGCGCAGAATGCTGGCTGCAGAGGTTGCGGCTCCTGGCCTGCGGGGAAAGGAGCGGTAGACCACGGGGCTACCAGGTGAGCGGGAGGCATGCGCACATGGGCATGAGCGTGACCATATCGGCGGCGGCTGCCGAGGATGCCGAGCAGATCCTCAAACTGCAGTACCTGGCGTTCCAGCGCGAGGCCGAGCTCTACGGCAACTACCTCATCCAGCCGCTCACCCAGTCCCTGGACTCCCTGAAGGCCGAGCTGGCCGCGGACACGGTCCTCGTCGCCCGGCTCGGGGGCGAGGTCGTCGGCACCGTCCGCGGCAACGTCGACGGGGACGGCACCGGCCGGATCGCCAAGCTGTGCGTCCACCCGCGGCTGCAGGGCCACGGCCTCGGCGCGCGCCTGCTGCGCGCCGTCGAGGAGGCCCTCGCCGGCCACGACGGCACCGTCCGCTTCCGTCTGCACTCCGGTCACCGCAGCGAGTCCAACCTGCGGCTCTACCGCAAGGCGGGCTACCTCGCGGTCGGTGGACGCACGGCATCCGACGGGGTGCAGCTGGTGATCCTGGAGAAGGACGCCAAGGACCCGACCGAGTTCGCCGTCAGCGCGTAGGACGGGGCCCGGCTCCGGACCCCGTGTCCGGAGCCGTCCGCCCGCACGTCAGCGCCTGCGCCGCAGCCAGAGCATTCCGGTGACGGGCAGGATCACCGGGATGAACAGGTAGCCCATCCCGAAGTCCGACCACACCGTCGCGTCGGGGAAGGCCTCCGGCCGCACCAGGGTCCAGGTGCCCACGGCCAGCACGCCCGCCAGCTCCGCCGCGCAGCAGACCAGCGCCGCCTTGCGGGCCCGCTCCCCGCCCCGCACCAGCGAGTACGTGATGAAGGCGTAGGCCAGTGCGGCCACCCCGGAGAGCGCGTACGGCAGCGGGGCCCGGTCGAACTCCGTGGAGATCTGGTAGGCGGAGCGCGAGACCGCGCCCACCACCATCACCCCGTACAGCCAGACCAGCAGCAGGCCCGGTCCGGAGACGAGCCGCTTGCGGGCCGCGGGTGTTTCGGTCGTCGTGTCAGGCACCGGTGGTTCCCCAGATGTCGTAGAGCCGCACTTCGAGGACGGCCAGCACGACCGCGCCCGCGGCCACCGTCACCGAGCCCCACTTGGTGCGCTCGGTCAGCGAGAGCATTCCGGCGGCGGGCACGGCCGCGAAGGCGCCGATCAGGTAGGCCACGAAGATCACCGCGCCCTCGTCCGGCTTCCCGCCCTGCGCCAGCCTGACCAGCCCCACCACCAGCTGGGCCAGGACCAGCACGGTCACCACGGCCATGCCGATGAAGTGCCAGTCCTTGGTCGGCTGGTCCCGCCAGGCGGCATGGCCGCACCAGGCGGCGAGGGCGAGTGCGGCCACGCCGATGGCGACCGTCAGGGCGTCGAGCATGCAGCGAGGGTATTACGGGCCGAAAGACCCGATGCGCGCACCCCTGGGCCCGCGCTTGTCTGGAAGGTATGAAACTGCACGCCGACGCCCTCCTCTTCGACAACGACGGCACCCTCGTCTCCTCCATGGACTCCGTCCACCGCTGCTGGACCCGCTGGGCCCGGGAGTACGGGATCACCGAGGAGCGGTTCGCCGCGGTCGAACTGCACGGCCGACCCGCCGCCGAGATCATCGCCGAGCTGCTGCCCGCCGAGCGGCGGGCCGCCGCGCTCACCCGCATCGAGGCCCTGGAGGTGGAGGACGTGGCGGGCGGCGTCGTCCTGCTCCCCGGGACCGAGGAGCTGCTGTCCGCGCTCCCGGCCGGCCGCTGGGCGGTGGTCACCTCCGCCACCCGCCCGCTCGCCGAGGCCCGCCTGCGCGAGGCCGGCATCGGCGCCCCGGTGCTGGTGGCGGCCGACGACGTCACCCGCGGCAAGCCGGACCCCGAGCCCTTTCTGCTGGCGGCCGGGCGGCTCGGCGCGGACCCGGCCCGCTGCGTGGTCTTCGAGGACGCCCCGGCCGGTCTCGCGGCCGCCCGGGCGGCCGGCATGCGGACCGTGGCCTTGACCACAACGCACCCCGCCGGAGAGCTGCGCGCCGACCTGGTCGTACCCGACCTGTCCGCCGTGTCCGTGCAGGTCGGCGCGGGTGGCCTGACCATCGGGACGGACGGCCGGCCCTGACCGTTGTCGTCCGGTATGCGGTCGAAAAACGTCCGCATACCGGACGAGCTGGATCGTTCACGGGATACGTCTGCTTTACTTGGGCCCATGACCACGACGAGCAGCCGCACCCTTGCGACCGAGGCGACGATGACGCCCGGTGCTCGTTGTATGTGTCGAATGCGCGCCTTCTGAGGGCCCACCACCGCACCTCGCGCCCCGAAGCGAGATCGGCCGAGCCGCTCCGCCACCGCTCCCGGCAGCGCGGACCGTTCCTGCCCCCCGTGCGCGTCGACCCCATCGTCTTCTGACGGTTCGACCCGTATCGCGTCCCCAGATGTTTGCCCCGTGCATGGCACCCCGCTGCGCCGTGCACTCGACAGCGACGGAAATCCTGTGATCACCACATCGGGCCTCACGAAGGTCTACCAGTCCCGTGGCCGCGAGGTCACCGCCCTGGACGGCGTCGATCTCCACGTCCGCGAGGGCGAGGTCTTCGGAGTCATCGGCCAGAGCGGCGCCGGCAAGTCCTCCCTGATCCGCTGCGTGAACCTGCTGGAGCGCCCCACCACCGGCACCGTGAGCGTCGGCGGGGTCGACCTCACCGCGCTGGCCGGCCGCGGCCGCCGCGCCTCCAGGGAACTGCGCGAGGCCCGCAGCCGCATCGGCATGGTCTTCCAGCACTTCAACCTGCTGTCCTCGCGCACCGTCCGGGGCAACGTCGAGCTGCCCCTGGAGATCCTCGGCGTCTCCGGCCGCGAGCGCTCCCGCAAGGCCCTGGAACTCCTCGACCTCGTCGGCCTCGCCGACAAGGCCAAGGCCTACCCCGCCCAGCTCTCCGGCGGCCAGAAGCAGCGCGTCGGCATCGCCCGCGCCCTGGCCGGCGACCCCAAGGTGCTGCTCTCCGACGAGGCCACCAGCGCC
Above is a window of Streptomyces subrutilus DNA encoding:
- a CDS encoding GNAT family N-acetyltransferase, which encodes MGMSVTISAAAAEDAEQILKLQYLAFQREAELYGNYLIQPLTQSLDSLKAELAADTVLVARLGGEVVGTVRGNVDGDGTGRIAKLCVHPRLQGHGLGARLLRAVEEALAGHDGTVRFRLHSGHRSESNLRLYRKAGYLAVGGRTASDGVQLVILEKDAKDPTEFAVSA
- a CDS encoding HAD-IA family hydrolase, which produces MKLHADALLFDNDGTLVSSMDSVHRCWTRWAREYGITEERFAAVELHGRPAAEIIAELLPAERRAAALTRIEALEVEDVAGGVVLLPGTEELLSALPAGRWAVVTSATRPLAEARLREAGIGAPVLVAADDVTRGKPDPEPFLLAAGRLGADPARCVVFEDAPAGLAAARAAGMRTVALTTTHPAGELRADLVVPDLSAVSVQVGAGGLTIGTDGRP